From the genome of Thermoplasmata archaeon:
GGTCTCCGCCGCTGCCGCCGCGTCGCTCGCCGCCGTATCCGCCGCTGCGGTAGCGGGGCTCGCGCTCGTACTCGACCGCGCTGACGTCGAGGGCCGTGTTGACCTCCCCGATCGCCTGGTCCGACTTCGTCATCGTGCCGTACTTCCCGACGTTCAGCCGGATGTGTCCGCGCACGAGGGTCACGTAGCCGTTGTCGATCAGGAGCGTCTCGTCCTTCGACACCTGGCCGATCTGGTCGTTCCAGAGGGTCAGGAGCACCGTTGCGGTCTCGTCCCCGACCGTCGCTTCGACGAGCTTTCGTGCCTCGCCGAATTTCGACGTAATCTCTCTCTCTTCGCTCAACCCGACGACCTTGACCAAGACGTTTACCTGCTTGGTCGTGGGGGTCAGGTCCTTGACTTTCGTCATTGTTTTGTCCATGTTCTCACGTTCTGCCGACACAAGGCGCCAGAGTCGCAAATGGCCGGGAAAAACCGTAACCAGGCGAATTCAGACGATGTGGGCCGAACCGCTCTAGGGGTCGCTCCTATAAAAACGTTCGGGAGTCAAGGTCACCCGGCCGCCCACGCGCGATCCGGAACGATCCGCGTCGCAAGCACGGCCGCCCGCTCCGGGCGGGCCGCGGTCTCTAATAGCCGGGACCGCGCTTTCCGGACGGGCGAGGGCGTGCTCACCGGGAAGAAGGTCGTCCTCCGAGCGATCGAACGCGAGGACCTGAAGTTCCTCCACAAGTGGCAGAACGACGAAGACATCATGCGTCTGGCGAGATCGTTTCCCGATCACACCACCTCCCTCGTCGCCCTGGAAGCGAAATACGAGAAGATCCTGAAGGGGGAGGAGGCTCACGGGCGGGACTACATGATCGACGAACGGGAGAGCGGGAAGCCGATCGGCTGGGCCGGGCTCACCCTCCACGACTGGCAGCACAAGGGCGTCACCCACGCGGCGGACCTCGGCCTCGCGGTCGGGGAGAAGGACCGATGGCGAAAGGGATTCGGGACGGAGGTCGTGCAACTCCTGCTCCGCGAAGCGTTCGCTCAGCTGAACCTTCACAAAGTGGTCTGGTGGACGTTCGCCGAGAATGCGGCCAGCCTCGCGCTCGCGCGGAAGATGGGCTTCAAGGAAGAGTGCCGAGTCCGCGATTCCGTCTTCTTCGATGATCGATTCCACGACAGCATCGGGCTGGGTCTCCTCCGCAACGAATACGAGGCTGGCGCGGTCGCGTTAGGGAGCCCGAACCGGTCGGCTTGATCGCGCTTCCGCCGGAGGAAGCGAGGGACTGCATCAAGTATTTAGCGAAACCGCGGCATCCTCGGATGCCTTGCTCACGGACGCGTTCGGCCGCGAGGTCACCGACATCCGCGTGAGCGTCACGAAGCGCTGCAACTTCGGGTGTATCTACTGTCACGACGAGGGCCTCGGGCCGATCCTGAAGCCCCGCATGCCGCACGAGGACGAGATGTCGGTCGCGGAGATCGAGCGACTCCTGCGGATCGCCCGCGAGTTCGACATACGCAGCGTGAAGTTCACGGGCGGCGAGCCGCTCGTCCGTCTCGACATGGAGGACATCGTGGACCGTGCGGTCCGGCAGATTCCGGACGTCTCGATGACGACGAACGGGTCGATGCTCGCGAAGCGTGCCGAAGCCCTTCGGGCCGCGGGACTCAAGCGTGTGAACATCTCGATCGACTCGCTCGATCCGGCGGCGTTCCGAGACATTCGGAAGGGGGAGCTCGCGCCTGTCCTCCGGGGAATCCAGGAAGCGCTCCGTGTTGGGCTGAAGCCGGTCAAGCTCAACATGGTCGTCTTCAAGCAGACGCTCCCGCACATCCCGCGGATGATTGAGTACATCTCCGATGGGGATGGACTGAAGCTCCAGCTGATCCAGTTCATGCCGGAACTCGTCGGCCAGCAGGAGTGGATGGTCGATATCGACGCGCTCAAGAAGTGGCTCGAGGGCCGCGCGGACAAG
Proteins encoded in this window:
- a CDS encoding GNAT family protein; this translates as MLTGKKVVLRAIEREDLKFLHKWQNDEDIMRLARSFPDHTTSLVALEAKYEKILKGEEAHGRDYMIDERESGKPIGWAGLTLHDWQHKGVTHAADLGLAVGEKDRWRKGFGTEVVQLLLREAFAQLNLHKVVWWTFAENAASLALARKMGFKEECRVRDSVFFDDRFHDSIGLGLLRNEYEAGAVALGSPNRSA
- the moaA gene encoding GTP 3',8-cyclase MoaA; its protein translation is MLTDAFGREVTDIRVSVTKRCNFGCIYCHDEGLGPILKPRMPHEDEMSVAEIERLLRIAREFDIRSVKFTGGEPLVRLDMEDIVDRAVRQIPDVSMTTNGSMLAKRAEALRAAGLKRVNISIDSLDPAAFRDIRKGELAPVLRGIQEALRVGLKPVKLNMVVFKQTLPHIPRMIEYISDGDGLKLQLIQFMPELVGQQEWMVDIDALKKWLEGRADKILVREMHHRRIYIFNGAEVEVVDPVYNAEFCMNCHRIRMTHAGELKGCLNRNDDLIPTRGLDNDGLRNAFRRVVANRVPYYGAYVKEYPRRDPKAAVPSEFPTLTAS
- a CDS encoding single-stranded DNA-binding protein; amino-acid sequence: MDKTMTKVKDLTPTTKQVNVLVKVVGLSEEREITSKFGEARKLVEATVGDETATVLLTLWNDQIGQVSKDETLLIDNGYVTLVRGHIRLNVGKYGTMTKSDQAIGEVNTALDVSAVEYEREPRYRSGGYGGERRGGSGGDRQFEFGTFGGSRSGGGGRDRDRKDRGRRRF